One window of the Anaerobaca lacustris genome contains the following:
- a CDS encoding class II aldolase/adducin family protein, translated as MKYEYLHPRDELVLTMQRIYRYKMTTTSGGNLSILDENGDMWITPTGVDKGTLTANDIVCVRADGRIEGLHRPSSEYPFHKAIYAVRPDLKAIVHAHPMALVAFSIAHKVPDTRLFHQAWRSNGTVAFAPYGVPGSEDLGRKIAQKYAEGFDSVILENHGVCCGGQNLQESFGKFETLEMCCKVLIKAHTLGEPTYLTDQQLQLQGKSDVPLEAFEYDPSMMTIHEKELRNQICRFVERGYRQRLLTMKTGTFSARIDAEKFLITPYPLDRHAVLPEEIVMIRKGKKEFGKHPSRAVLSHKAIYDAQPDVTAIVNAGPLNAMAFSVCRQTIDTYTIPESYVFVREVGLLPFETVYNDFARLARTLTLQSPAAVLANNGVMVVGDSVLAAFDKLEVLEYSAEAVLDAQPIGGHVAMSRKIIDELIEAFGLQPPPPQ; from the coding sequence ATGAAGTATGAATACCTTCATCCGCGCGACGAGCTGGTGCTGACGATGCAGCGGATCTACCGGTACAAGATGACGACAACCTCGGGCGGCAACCTGTCGATCCTCGATGAGAACGGCGACATGTGGATCACGCCGACGGGCGTGGACAAGGGCACGCTGACGGCCAACGACATCGTGTGCGTGCGTGCGGACGGCCGGATCGAGGGGCTGCACCGGCCCAGTTCGGAGTACCCGTTCCACAAGGCGATCTACGCGGTCCGGCCGGACCTCAAGGCCATCGTCCACGCGCACCCGATGGCGCTGGTGGCGTTCAGCATCGCGCACAAGGTGCCCGACACGCGGCTGTTCCACCAGGCGTGGCGGTCGAATGGGACGGTGGCGTTCGCGCCGTACGGGGTGCCGGGCAGCGAAGACCTCGGACGCAAGATCGCGCAGAAATACGCCGAGGGCTTCGACAGCGTGATCCTCGAAAACCACGGCGTCTGCTGCGGCGGGCAGAACCTCCAGGAGTCCTTCGGCAAGTTCGAGACGCTCGAGATGTGCTGCAAGGTGCTGATCAAGGCCCACACACTCGGCGAGCCGACGTACCTGACCGATCAGCAATTGCAGCTTCAGGGCAAGAGCGACGTGCCGCTGGAGGCGTTCGAGTACGATCCGAGCATGATGACGATCCACGAGAAGGAGCTGCGCAACCAGATCTGCCGGTTCGTCGAGCGGGGCTATCGCCAGCGGCTGCTGACGATGAAGACGGGGACGTTCTCGGCGCGGATCGACGCGGAGAAGTTCCTGATCACGCCATACCCGCTCGACCGACACGCCGTGCTGCCCGAGGAGATCGTGATGATCCGCAAGGGCAAGAAGGAGTTCGGCAAGCACCCCAGCCGGGCCGTTTTGTCGCACAAGGCGATCTACGACGCCCAGCCCGACGTGACGGCGATCGTCAACGCCGGCCCGCTCAACGCGATGGCCTTCAGCGTCTGTCGCCAAACGATCGACACGTACACGATCCCCGAAAGCTACGTCTTTGTGCGCGAGGTGGGCCTGCTGCCGTTCGAGACGGTGTACAACGACTTCGCCCGGCTGGCGCGGACGCTGACGTTGCAGAGCCCGGCGGCGGTGCTGGCCAACAACGGCGTCATGGTCGTCGGCGACAGCGTCCTGGCGGCGTTCGACAAGCTCGAAGTGCTGGAGTATTCGGCCGAGGCGGTGCTCGACGCCCAGCCCATCGGCGGCCACGTCGCGATGAGCCGGAAGATCATCGACGAGCTGATCGAGGCGTTCGGCCTGCAACCGCCGCCGCCACAATGA
- a CDS encoding ADP-ribosylglycohydrolase family protein — MRYAGFCTLVLVVASLFSSAGVRADGRTIERTVLIEKISGFWIGQLVGNYLGFPFENVYADEPIPVLVDRYYTPFNAGELRINRNDHRAYVPFMFTAFDGAYSDDDTDIEFVTLHAVEQHGLDLDYGQIAEAWKRHINRRIWVANRTARDLMAQGMLPPETGKKENNPNWFQIDPQLVNEIWSAFYPGMPAKAAERAEWGARITNDDWGVHPTIAYAVMISEAFFETDRMKLVKTALSHIPTDSPFHEGMLDVIGWYEASPDDWRVTRRKIHEKYYRYRKGDYAAPVSVVSSLVNGLCGVLAILYGEGDFMKTVGIAVSAGYDCDNQAATCGGLMGVMLGAKAIPQSLTHDCLPGGRWSKPFNDTYINYSRDELPIHNRISDIVERIARIAETAILREGGRRIEKDGQTVYVIP; from the coding sequence ATGCGATACGCCGGCTTTTGCACTTTGGTACTCGTTGTGGCCTCTCTGTTTTCTTCCGCTGGGGTCCGGGCGGACGGTCGAACCATCGAGCGAACCGTCCTGATCGAGAAGATCTCGGGGTTCTGGATCGGCCAGCTCGTGGGCAACTATCTGGGCTTTCCCTTTGAGAACGTCTACGCCGATGAGCCGATCCCGGTCCTGGTGGATCGGTACTACACTCCGTTCAACGCCGGGGAGCTGCGGATCAATCGGAACGATCATCGGGCTTACGTGCCGTTCATGTTCACAGCCTTCGACGGCGCCTATTCCGACGACGACACCGACATCGAGTTTGTGACGCTGCACGCCGTCGAGCAGCACGGACTCGATCTCGACTACGGGCAGATCGCCGAGGCCTGGAAGCGGCACATCAACCGCAGGATCTGGGTGGCCAACCGTACGGCGCGCGACCTGATGGCGCAGGGAATGCTCCCGCCGGAGACCGGCAAGAAGGAGAACAACCCGAACTGGTTCCAGATCGACCCCCAGTTGGTCAACGAGATCTGGAGTGCGTTCTATCCCGGCATGCCCGCCAAGGCCGCCGAGCGCGCCGAATGGGGGGCGCGGATCACCAACGACGACTGGGGCGTGCATCCGACGATCGCCTACGCGGTGATGATCAGCGAGGCGTTTTTCGAGACGGACCGGATGAAGCTGGTGAAGACGGCTCTGTCGCACATCCCGACCGACAGCCCGTTCCACGAGGGGATGCTGGACGTCATCGGCTGGTACGAAGCATCGCCGGACGACTGGCGGGTGACCCGGCGGAAGATTCATGAGAAGTACTATCGCTACAGGAAGGGCGACTACGCGGCCCCGGTGTCGGTTGTCTCGTCGCTGGTGAACGGCCTGTGCGGCGTCCTGGCGATTCTCTACGGCGAGGGCGACTTCATGAAGACCGTCGGTATCGCCGTCAGCGCCGGGTACGACTGCGACAACCAGGCGGCGACCTGCGGCGGGCTGATGGGCGTCATGCTGGGGGCCAAGGCGATCCCCCAATCGCTCACACACGATTGCCTGCCGGGCGGCCGGTGGTCCAAGCCGTTCAACGACACCTACATCAACTACAGCCGGGACGAACTGCCGATCCATAACCGAATCTCCGACATCGTCGAGCGGATCGCCCGGATCGCCGAGACGGCCATTCTGCGCGAGGGCGGCAGGAGGATTGAGAAGGACGGGCAGACCGTCTACGTGATCCCATAA
- a CDS encoding MlaD family protein, whose protein sequence is MSDYESAQRRRDVIVGIFVIMGLAAFGWMIFKFGELPTAISRIRSFQVYVKFPSAPGVRKDTPVRFCGYQIGRVTAVMAPRILQDFHTGQEYHQALVVLSVDRNYADIPSNVEAKLMTRGLGSSYIELKVDPQKLPAPPLDPDRPETAFLMEGLTLQGSTGLTSEFFPEESQKKLNNLVDSIGAFIGNANDIIGDPDNKGNIKATLANMSTATANISAAMTRATELMDSAEATLAEYKSLAQAGTETLASVDVKAERLVGALVNTSADVSKAVSQLRLAMEKVNAGQGTAGRLVTDGRLYEKLLESTEQLNVLLKNFKELVDKVSEKGLRSIY, encoded by the coding sequence GTGAGTGATTACGAATCCGCCCAGAGGCGGCGCGACGTCATTGTCGGCATCTTCGTCATCATGGGCCTGGCCGCCTTCGGGTGGATGATCTTCAAGTTCGGGGAGCTGCCCACGGCCATCAGCCGCATCCGATCCTTCCAGGTCTATGTGAAGTTCCCCAGCGCGCCCGGCGTGCGGAAAGACACACCCGTGCGGTTCTGCGGCTACCAGATCGGTCGAGTCACCGCCGTGATGGCGCCGAGAATCCTCCAGGACTTCCATACGGGCCAGGAATACCACCAGGCCCTCGTCGTCCTGAGCGTCGACAGGAACTACGCCGACATCCCCTCGAACGTCGAAGCCAAACTCATGACGCGAGGACTCGGCAGCAGCTACATCGAACTGAAGGTCGATCCGCAGAAACTGCCGGCCCCCCCGCTCGACCCGGATCGACCGGAGACGGCCTTTCTGATGGAGGGACTGACGCTCCAGGGCTCCACCGGGTTGACCAGCGAGTTCTTCCCGGAGGAAAGCCAGAAGAAGCTCAACAACCTCGTCGACAGCATCGGCGCCTTTATCGGCAACGCCAACGACATCATCGGCGACCCGGACAACAAAGGAAACATCAAGGCCACGCTGGCCAACATGTCGACGGCGACCGCGAACATCTCCGCCGCCATGACGCGGGCCACGGAGCTGATGGACAGCGCGGAGGCAACGCTGGCCGAGTACAAGAGCCTCGCACAGGCCGGCACCGAGACGCTCGCCAGCGTCGACGTCAAGGCCGAGCGACTCGTCGGCGCCCTGGTCAATACCAGCGCCGACGTCAGCAAGGCCGTCTCGCAACTGCGGCTGGCAATGGAAAAGGTCAACGCCGGCCAGGGCACCGCCGGACGACTCGTCACCGATGGACGCCTCTACGAAAAGCTCCTCGAAAGCACCGAGCAGTTGAACGTCCTGCTGAAAAACTTCAAGGAGCTGGTCGACAAGGTCAGCGAGAAGGGCCTCCGCTCGATCTACTGA
- a CDS encoding MerR family transcriptional regulator — MTEETKLMPIGRAAEKAGISRQSLQYYLMVGLLEPTETTPTGRRLFDGKAVERIRLIKQLNDSGYPLRAIRELFMEGRTDWKGSSGE, encoded by the coding sequence GTGACCGAGGAAACGAAGCTCATGCCGATCGGGCGGGCCGCAGAAAAGGCTGGCATTTCGCGTCAGTCTCTGCAATACTATTTGATGGTCGGTTTGCTGGAGCCTACGGAAACCACGCCGACCGGCAGGCGGCTGTTCGATGGCAAGGCCGTCGAGCGCATCCGCCTGATCAAGCAGCTCAACGACAGCGGCTATCCCCTCCGGGCGATTCGCGAGCTGTTCATGGAAGGCCGAACGGATTGGAAAGGAAGCAGCGGTGAGTGA
- the rnpA gene encoding ribonuclease P protein component has product MKLPKNRRLVSNRQFKAVLDRRRRAGDALLTLWVAENRCGHARLGVSVGKSCGNAVVRNRLKRLLREAFRLSQEQVPSGHDCVLMISANMARRLKHPTHGPQAVRSMTLAQVQTSFISLVKAVFETGPADPQSRGDKHSHATTGRTT; this is encoded by the coding sequence TTGAAGCTTCCAAAGAACCGCAGGCTGGTGAGCAACCGCCAGTTCAAGGCCGTCCTGGACCGTCGCCGGCGCGCCGGTGACGCCTTGCTAACTCTGTGGGTCGCCGAGAACCGGTGCGGCCATGCCCGCCTGGGCGTTTCCGTGGGCAAGTCGTGCGGCAACGCCGTCGTTCGCAATCGCCTCAAGCGACTGCTCCGCGAGGCCTTCCGCCTCAGCCAGGAACAGGTCCCCTCCGGCCACGATTGCGTGCTGATGATCTCGGCGAACATGGCGCGGAGGCTGAAACACCCAACACACGGTCCTCAAGCCGTGCGGTCCATGACGCTCGCGCAGGTTCAGACCTCGTTCATCTCGCTCGTAAAGGCTGTCTTCGAGACGGGGCCGGCCGACCCACAGAGCCGTGGGGACAAGCACAGCCATGCAACGACGGGGAGAACAACGTGA
- a CDS encoding sialate O-acetylesterase: MNRTIAARNRTVSLILLCLLGLVSWGPAEADVRLPAILSDNMVLQGGDTVSLWGWADPKEEIEIRMSWSNAVPQIQADDDGAWTFRMAAPPFGGPYEVTFKAANTITVKNILVGEVWVCSGQSNMQWTVQNSADAEQEIAAARYPKIRLFSVDRQVADTPQTDCKGRWVECSPETIPGFSAVAYFFGRRLRKDLELPIGLIHTSWGGTPAEAWTSGPMLRSHPEFEPIIKRYEDAVANYPKALVQYRENVKKWEEDAEKAKAEGKPAPRRPNAPLGPGHHHTPSGLYNAMIAPLTPYAIQGAIWYQGESNAGRAYQYRELFPTMIRDWWQSWGRNNFPFLFVQLANYLAVKDEPGESAWAELREAQLMTLELPNTGMAVTIDIGDADDIHPRNKQDVGKRLALWALARTYFKDMVYSGPLYSFMNIRGDEIVLHFQHVGGGLVAQGGGPLKGFAVAGADRKFVWAEARIEGETVVVRSEKVAEPVAVRYAWADNPVCNLYNQAGLPASPFRTDGWPGVTADNK; the protein is encoded by the coding sequence ATGAACCGTACCATCGCCGCCCGGAACCGCACTGTCTCCTTGATTTTGCTTTGCCTTCTCGGCCTGGTTTCCTGGGGTCCGGCCGAAGCCGACGTCCGCTTGCCGGCCATCCTCTCGGACAACATGGTCTTGCAGGGAGGCGATACGGTCAGCCTCTGGGGCTGGGCCGACCCCAAGGAAGAGATCGAGATCCGCATGAGCTGGAGCAACGCCGTCCCGCAGATTCAGGCCGATGACGACGGCGCCTGGACGTTCCGCATGGCGGCCCCCCCCTTCGGCGGACCGTACGAGGTCACGTTCAAGGCCGCCAACACCATCACCGTCAAGAACATCCTCGTCGGGGAGGTCTGGGTCTGCTCGGGCCAATCGAATATGCAATGGACGGTCCAGAACTCTGCCGACGCCGAGCAGGAGATCGCCGCCGCCCGCTATCCGAAGATCCGCCTGTTCAGCGTCGATCGCCAGGTCGCCGACACGCCGCAGACCGACTGCAAGGGCCGTTGGGTCGAGTGCAGCCCCGAGACCATCCCAGGGTTCTCGGCCGTGGCGTATTTCTTCGGCCGGCGACTCCGCAAGGACCTGGAGCTGCCCATCGGCCTGATCCACACCTCATGGGGAGGAACGCCCGCGGAAGCGTGGACCAGCGGCCCCATGCTCAGGAGCCACCCGGAGTTCGAGCCGATCATCAAGCGATACGAGGACGCCGTCGCCAACTACCCCAAGGCCCTGGTCCAATACCGCGAGAACGTCAAGAAGTGGGAGGAGGACGCCGAGAAGGCCAAGGCCGAGGGCAAGCCGGCGCCGCGACGACCAAACGCCCCGCTCGGCCCCGGACATCACCACACGCCGTCGGGCCTGTACAACGCCATGATCGCCCCGCTGACCCCCTACGCGATCCAGGGCGCGATCTGGTACCAGGGCGAATCCAATGCCGGCCGGGCATATCAATACCGCGAGCTGTTCCCCACCATGATCCGGGACTGGTGGCAGAGCTGGGGCCGCAACAATTTCCCCTTCCTCTTTGTCCAACTGGCCAACTACCTGGCGGTCAAGGACGAACCGGGCGAGAGCGCCTGGGCCGAGCTGCGTGAGGCCCAACTGATGACCCTCGAGCTGCCCAACACCGGCATGGCCGTGACCATCGACATTGGCGACGCCGATGACATCCACCCAAGGAACAAACAGGACGTCGGAAAACGTCTGGCGCTGTGGGCCCTGGCCAGGACGTATTTCAAAGACATGGTCTACTCCGGGCCTCTGTACAGCTTCATGAACATCCGGGGCGATGAGATCGTGCTGCATTTCCAGCACGTCGGCGGCGGGCTTGTCGCCCAAGGCGGCGGGCCGTTGAAAGGCTTTGCCGTCGCCGGCGCGGACCGCAAGTTCGTCTGGGCCGAGGCGCGAATCGAAGGGGAGACGGTCGTGGTCCGCAGCGAGAAGGTCGCCGAGCCGGTGGCCGTACGGTACGCCTGGGCGGACAACCCCGTGTGCAACCTCTACAACCAGGCGGGACTGCCGGCCTCGCCCTTCCGCACGGACGGCTGGCCCGGCGTCACCGCGGACAACAAGTAG
- a CDS encoding peroxiredoxin family protein, producing the protein MVTRSGIRLLSLVACAAVVLFALAGLTGCKEKSPPPAEPNAATETPSPGAGREQALLDPLDAAASLFRGPSVSLQNVLKGDKPWSPAAESWWGKIVRDFTLTDIDGKVHTLSDYRGRNVVVVVWTTWVATCRLQVPQLKELRTAYADRDLAILSISNEPPALLKEFAEKEGINFAVLSGGGSALPAPFGEVQFVPSSFFIDPQGRMKLAATGFVPVEDAKAIIQAQ; encoded by the coding sequence ATGGTGACCAGGAGTGGAATTCGATTGTTGTCACTGGTGGCGTGCGCTGCCGTGGTGCTGTTTGCATTGGCGGGGCTGACCGGTTGTAAGGAGAAGAGTCCGCCTCCTGCGGAGCCGAACGCGGCGACGGAGACCCCCTCGCCCGGCGCCGGCCGGGAGCAGGCGCTCCTGGACCCGCTTGATGCGGCGGCAAGCCTTTTTCGCGGGCCCTCTGTGAGCCTTCAGAACGTGCTCAAGGGCGACAAACCCTGGAGTCCGGCGGCCGAGTCGTGGTGGGGCAAGATCGTACGCGATTTCACGCTGACCGATATCGACGGCAAGGTCCACACGCTCAGCGATTACCGAGGCAGGAACGTGGTCGTGGTCGTCTGGACGACGTGGGTCGCCACGTGCCGGTTGCAGGTGCCGCAACTGAAGGAGCTGCGGACCGCCTATGCCGACAGGGACTTGGCGATCCTGAGCATCTCGAACGAGCCGCCGGCGTTGCTCAAGGAGTTCGCCGAGAAAGAGGGGATCAACTTCGCGGTCCTTTCCGGCGGGGGCAGTGCGTTGCCGGCGCCCTTCGGGGAGGTCCAGTTCGTTCCGAGCAGCTTTTTCATCGATCCGCAGGGCCGGATGAAGCTGGCGGCCACCGGCTTCGTGCCGGTCGAGGACGCCAAGGCGATCATCCAGGCACAGTAA
- the rpmA gene encoding 50S ribosomal protein L27: protein MAHKKGQGSSRNGRDSNPQYRGVKLYGGQAARAGAILVRQCGTKFFAGSNVGMGKDYTLFATADGTVQFQGRKIHVL from the coding sequence ATGGCACATAAAAAGGGACAAGGGTCATCGAGGAACGGGCGCGACAGCAACCCGCAATATCGCGGCGTGAAGCTCTACGGCGGCCAGGCGGCCAGGGCCGGGGCGATCCTCGTGCGGCAGTGCGGCACCAAGTTCTTCGCCGGCTCCAACGTCGGTATGGGCAAGGACTACACGCTGTTTGCCACGGCGGACGGCACCGTCCAGTTCCAGGGGCGCAAGATCCACGTGCTCTGA
- the obgE gene encoding GTPase ObgE, which translates to MPSFFLSSGGLMFVDEAQIWVKAGDGGNGCVSFRREKFVPKGGPDGGDGGWGGHVYFEAAGDLDTLLDFAGKHHWRAENGRPGQGSNKSGSDGQDLIVRVPVGTLIYDSDWSLLLKDLSEPGMRVRICRGGKGGKGNKAFATSTHQTPREFESGKPGQERNLKLELKLIADVGLVGLPNAGKSTLISRCSAARPKIAPYPFTTLEPVLGIVGLSDFRRFVMADIPGLIEGASEGAGLGHDFLKHIERTTIIVHILDIMPMDGADPVDNYHTIRAELERHSEVLADKPEIVVANKIDLDPDGAALAHIREKLGPDVPAISAATGEGIRELTELLWQKTKDLKAGA; encoded by the coding sequence ATGCCATCCTTTTTTTTATCGTCCGGTGGCCTGATGTTTGTCGATGAAGCCCAGATCTGGGTCAAGGCAGGTGATGGAGGCAACGGCTGCGTGAGCTTCCGGCGGGAGAAGTTCGTGCCCAAAGGGGGTCCGGACGGCGGCGACGGTGGCTGGGGGGGGCACGTCTACTTCGAGGCCGCCGGCGATCTCGACACGCTGCTCGACTTTGCGGGCAAGCACCATTGGCGCGCCGAAAACGGCCGGCCGGGCCAAGGCAGCAACAAGAGCGGCTCGGATGGCCAGGACCTGATCGTCCGCGTGCCGGTCGGAACGCTCATCTACGACAGCGACTGGAGCCTGCTGCTCAAGGACCTCAGCGAACCGGGGATGAGGGTCCGGATCTGCCGGGGCGGCAAAGGCGGCAAGGGCAACAAGGCCTTTGCCACGAGCACCCATCAGACGCCGCGAGAGTTCGAGTCCGGCAAGCCCGGCCAGGAACGCAACCTGAAGCTCGAACTGAAGCTGATCGCCGACGTCGGGCTGGTGGGGCTGCCCAATGCCGGCAAGAGCACGCTGATCTCCCGCTGCTCGGCCGCCCGGCCGAAGATCGCCCCCTATCCGTTCACGACCCTCGAGCCCGTGCTGGGCATCGTGGGCCTCAGCGACTTCCGCCGGTTCGTGATGGCTGACATCCCCGGCCTGATCGAGGGGGCCAGCGAAGGGGCCGGCCTCGGCCACGACTTCCTCAAGCACATCGAACGCACCACCATCATCGTCCACATCCTGGACATCATGCCGATGGACGGCGCCGATCCGGTCGACAACTACCACACGATCCGCGCCGAACTCGAACGCCACAGTGAGGTCCTGGCCGACAAACCCGAGATCGTCGTCGCTAACAAGATCGACCTCGACCCCGACGGCGCCGCCCTCGCCCACATCCGAGAGAAACTCGGCCCGGACGTTCCCGCCATCTCGGCCGCCACGGGCGAAGGGATCAGGGAACTCACCGAACTGCTCTGGCAGAAGACCAAAGACCTCAAGGCCGGCGCCTGA
- a CDS encoding type II toxin-antitoxin system HicB family antitoxin produces the protein MQVQLTAVFKEVAEGYIGFVEELPGANTQGATLEEARANLAEAIQLVLEANRALAQESLEGQDVIRESVTITAA, from the coding sequence ATGCAGGTGCAGTTAACGGCGGTATTCAAGGAAGTGGCGGAAGGCTATATCGGGTTCGTTGAGGAACTGCCGGGCGCCAATACCCAAGGCGCCACATTGGAGGAGGCTCGGGCAAATCTGGCAGAGGCCATTCAATTGGTTCTGGAGGCCAATCGCGCGTTGGCTCAGGAGTCCCTCGAGGGCCAGGATGTGATCCGCGAGTCCGTCACCATTACGGCAGCATGA
- a CDS encoding type II toxin-antitoxin system HicA family toxin — MKRRDLIQHIMRQGGQLLREGGSHTIFVHRGTRKAATVPRHREISDFLARKICRDLQIPEP; from the coding sequence ATGAAACGGCGAGACTTGATCCAACACATCATGCGGCAGGGTGGCCAGCTTCTTCGCGAGGGGGGCAGTCATACCATCTTTGTCCATCGCGGCACCCGAAAGGCAGCAACAGTTCCGCGACACCGTGAAATCAGCGATTTCCTCGCCCGCAAGATCTGTCGCGATCTTCAGATTCCGGAACCATAA
- a CDS encoding type III pantothenate kinase, which produces MNIVAVDIGNTNVSVGLFLDGKEESIQSLPGAGEADLRDCLVSAWQKIPVLESSTQGKRDGVIVVGSVKPVWTELVRRMAGESLGEEIRVVGEDIPLPMSAWVDEPEKVGADRIVSAAAAYAVVEDAVVVADFGTAVTIDLVDAKGVFQGGVICPGFEISAQALKDNTAKLPKVVVHRPTTPYGKNTADAINCGLYYSIIGALEEIVRRYAEEIGHWPQTVITGSAAAMIKDDCPFVDNYVPHLVVKGIVLAYVKHLESQSEMD; this is translated from the coding sequence ATGAATATCGTAGCGGTGGATATTGGCAATACGAACGTGTCGGTCGGCCTTTTCCTGGACGGCAAGGAGGAGTCCATTCAGTCGCTGCCGGGGGCGGGCGAGGCTGACCTGCGGGATTGCCTGGTCTCCGCCTGGCAGAAGATTCCCGTTCTGGAGTCTTCGACGCAGGGCAAGCGGGACGGCGTGATCGTCGTCGGCAGTGTCAAGCCGGTGTGGACCGAACTGGTCCGCAGAATGGCCGGTGAATCCCTCGGCGAGGAGATTCGTGTCGTCGGCGAAGACATCCCGCTGCCGATGTCGGCCTGGGTCGATGAGCCGGAGAAGGTGGGCGCCGACCGGATCGTCTCGGCGGCGGCCGCCTATGCCGTGGTGGAAGACGCGGTCGTCGTCGCCGATTTCGGCACAGCGGTGACGATCGATCTGGTCGATGCCAAGGGTGTCTTCCAGGGGGGCGTCATCTGTCCCGGCTTCGAGATCAGCGCGCAGGCCCTGAAGGACAACACCGCGAAACTGCCCAAAGTGGTCGTGCACCGGCCGACGACACCCTACGGCAAGAACACGGCCGACGCGATCAACTGCGGCCTGTACTATTCGATCATCGGGGCGCTGGAGGAGATCGTGCGACGCTACGCCGAGGAGATCGGGCACTGGCCGCAGACCGTCATCACCGGCTCGGCCGCTGCGATGATCAAGGACGATTGCCCCTTCGTCGACAACTACGTCCCCCACCTCGTCGTCAAGGGCATCGTCCTGGCCTACGTCAAGCACCTCGAAAGCCAAAGCGAGATGGACTGA
- a CDS encoding GTPase → MGLFAAVMTGPGAGAIATILLVGESAHGVLSDIFQPSGNRPPIFQAGRILLGHIVDGDDTVDQVTIGCEGPGTFAIHCHGNPLIVERIMKLLQGRGVELLAAERLLARTFAAEQPNDSIAVEAKLALAKVKTLEGVRIIASQMEGGLSQKVRQWSLEIDSVAADEIARQARQILRDSEVARPIVSGCTLALIGPPNTGKSTLLNALAGCEKAIVTDIEGTTRDWVSCEILMGPLAATVIDTAGLDADAVAAGRDEIDPAAQARSIEILHRADLVLLVLDLSRPEVRIDPKLLETLAGKRVVTVLNKSDLPPRLDPAALPARLGAPVRISARHATDLDNLIGAIGRTLGVADFDPHTPIAFTPRQKALLERLASAAAPSNPAATIATLRHGPVEG, encoded by the coding sequence ATGGGTCTTTTCGCGGCCGTCATGACCGGACCGGGGGCGGGGGCGATTGCCACGATCCTGCTCGTCGGCGAGTCGGCTCACGGCGTTCTGTCGGACATCTTCCAGCCGTCCGGGAACAGACCTCCAATCTTCCAGGCCGGCCGCATTCTGCTCGGCCACATCGTCGACGGCGACGACACGGTCGATCAGGTCACCATCGGCTGCGAGGGACCGGGCACGTTTGCCATCCACTGCCACGGTAATCCGCTCATCGTCGAACGGATCATGAAGCTGCTGCAAGGCCGCGGCGTCGAGTTGCTTGCCGCCGAACGCCTGTTGGCCCGGACCTTTGCCGCCGAGCAGCCGAACGATTCGATTGCCGTCGAGGCAAAGTTGGCGCTTGCGAAGGTCAAGACCCTGGAGGGCGTCCGAATCATCGCCTCCCAGATGGAAGGGGGGCTGTCGCAGAAGGTCCGCCAGTGGTCGCTCGAAATCGATTCGGTGGCGGCGGACGAGATCGCACGCCAGGCCCGGCAGATCTTGCGTGACAGCGAGGTCGCTCGACCGATTGTCTCCGGCTGCACGCTTGCGCTGATCGGGCCGCCCAATACGGGCAAGAGCACGCTGCTGAACGCCCTGGCCGGATGCGAGAAGGCCATTGTCACGGACATCGAAGGCACCACGCGTGACTGGGTCTCTTGCGAGATTCTCATGGGCCCTCTGGCGGCCACCGTCATCGACACGGCGGGCCTCGACGCCGATGCGGTCGCGGCCGGCCGCGATGAGATCGACCCAGCCGCCCAGGCCCGGAGCATCGAGATTCTTCATCGCGCCGACCTGGTTCTGCTGGTCCTGGACCTCAGCCGTCCGGAGGTCCGCATCGACCCCAAGCTGCTCGAAACACTGGCCGGCAAGCGCGTCGTGACCGTCCTGAACAAGTCCGATCTGCCGCCCCGTCTCGACCCCGCCGCACTACCCGCCCGTCTGGGCGCGCCGGTCCGCATCAGCGCCAGGCACGCCACCGACCTCGACAACCTGATCGGCGCGATCGGTCGCACTCTCGGCGTCGCCGACTTCGACCCACACACCCCCATCGCCTTCACCCCCCGTCAGAAAGCCCTGCTCGAACGCCTGGCATCCGCCGCCGCACCCTCCAATCCCGCCGCCACCATCGCCACCCTCCGGCACGGCCCAGTCGAAGGTTGA